From Candidatus Nucleicultrix amoebiphila FS5, a single genomic window includes:
- a CDS encoding sensor histidine kinase → MNFFSKFNRIATLAYSGVIISATLLFSSLYQESKVYILNALRLQLTEQSQSLNFVLRIRADAVKSIKSQAESFLSEPPNPNFRPHLVSEYDNGIFTLNKSTVNKANVGNLTGLMTVEKISSELWHEITMAYRLNPLFRVLLENNRSIRHAYYISNREFSNIYPWLSPKKTYYCMENFKHGLCQLVLHAGTSKDGLYWTDIYLSPDNVLMMTCAASVYSKNHFKGVVSIDFTLSSLSSFVESLHHKFGRLIVINDHHSILEDTGAYNNAIENNLKLQIEDTLPDGLEIEQILKIHPNKITKLGNYWVFQSSTAHAPWTVVYYVSAWEITLAALRNIGPGFILIFVFATIILVAANRIIVQEFIQPTERLVTHITSQGRSKVVFSDLKEPWLRWFETVSKVFEENRNLVKTLEQNIQDLDRQVLKRTNDLYKRNKQLQDAINNLKKAQSKIIFQEKMAGLGALTAGIAHELKNPLNFVINFSEISRTFLEDLKRILNKTLKQSSKADQEQIKKLLVDLLSNIHRIEKHGRHADMIIHSMLVHARGGSDAPHEADLNDLLRENILLLLSSFKQKGFTPQIKTSFDPKLTPVKIYHQDLSRALLNIVMNAFDALLEKKLKDKNYEPLLEIWTKDKKDFVEIGIKDNGPGVNEKHLKKIFEPFFTTKPTGQGTGLGLSLSYDIISQQHKGTMTINTKKGEFTEFVITLPKNINKA, encoded by the coding sequence ATGAATTTTTTCTCTAAGTTCAATCGCATTGCAACTCTTGCTTACAGTGGTGTTATTATTAGCGCCACACTGCTTTTTAGCTCTCTTTATCAGGAAAGCAAAGTTTATATTCTTAATGCTTTGCGTTTGCAGCTGACTGAACAGTCTCAATCTCTCAATTTCGTTCTACGAATTCGCGCAGACGCTGTAAAATCGATTAAGAGTCAGGCAGAAAGTTTTCTCAGTGAACCCCCAAATCCTAATTTTAGACCGCATCTTGTTTCTGAATATGACAATGGAATATTCACCCTTAATAAAAGCACCGTGAATAAAGCCAATGTTGGTAATTTAACAGGCCTTATGACAGTTGAAAAAATTTCATCTGAATTATGGCATGAAATTACGATGGCTTATCGTTTGAACCCTCTTTTTAGAGTACTTCTGGAAAACAATCGATCTATTCGCCATGCCTATTATATTTCAAATCGAGAATTTAGTAATATTTATCCATGGTTATCGCCTAAAAAAACCTATTACTGCATGGAAAATTTCAAGCATGGTCTTTGTCAATTGGTTCTCCATGCTGGCACTTCGAAAGATGGATTATATTGGACAGACATTTATCTGAGTCCTGATAATGTTTTGATGATGACGTGTGCGGCATCGGTGTATTCAAAAAATCATTTTAAAGGCGTTGTTTCAATCGATTTTACGTTGAGTTCCTTAAGCAGCTTTGTTGAATCATTGCATCACAAATTTGGTCGTCTTATCGTGATCAATGATCATCACAGTATTCTTGAAGACACAGGAGCCTATAATAACGCAATCGAAAATAACCTTAAATTACAAATAGAAGACACACTTCCCGATGGGTTAGAGATTGAACAAATTCTTAAAATTCATCCCAATAAGATTACTAAACTTGGCAATTACTGGGTATTTCAATCGTCCACAGCGCATGCTCCTTGGACGGTTGTCTACTATGTAAGTGCCTGGGAAATCACCTTGGCAGCCCTTCGAAATATTGGTCCTGGATTTATCTTAATCTTCGTATTCGCGACGATTATTCTGGTAGCAGCGAATCGCATTATCGTACAGGAATTTATACAACCGACTGAACGTTTGGTAACACATATTACAAGCCAAGGTCGTTCAAAAGTGGTTTTCAGTGATTTAAAAGAACCATGGTTACGTTGGTTTGAGACAGTCTCAAAAGTTTTCGAAGAAAACCGGAATTTGGTTAAAACGCTCGAACAAAATATCCAAGACTTGGATCGTCAAGTTTTGAAAAGAACGAATGATCTTTATAAGCGTAATAAGCAATTACAAGATGCGATTAACAATCTTAAAAAAGCGCAATCAAAAATCATTTTTCAAGAAAAGATGGCGGGGTTAGGCGCTCTCACAGCAGGGATTGCCCATGAACTTAAAAACCCCTTAAATTTCGTCATTAACTTTTCTGAAATTTCACGAACTTTTCTCGAAGATTTAAAACGTATTCTGAACAAAACTTTGAAACAATCTTCCAAGGCCGATCAAGAACAAATCAAAAAGCTTCTGGTGGATCTTCTCTCAAACATTCACCGCATAGAAAAGCACGGACGTCATGCTGATATGATCATCCATAGTATGTTAGTCCACGCCCGGGGTGGATCAGATGCTCCCCATGAAGCCGATTTGAATGACCTCTTAAGAGAGAATATTTTATTATTGCTTTCGAGCTTTAAACAAAAAGGCTTTACACCTCAGATTAAAACTTCATTCGATCCCAAATTAACGCCGGTGAAAATTTATCATCAGGACCTCAGCCGTGCGCTTCTCAATATCGTCATGAATGCTTTTGATGCATTGCTCGAAAAGAAACTGAAAGATAAAAACTACGAACCTCTCCTCGAGATATGGACAAAAGATAAAAAAGATTTTGTTGAAATAGGTATTAAAGATAATGGTCCTGGCGTCAATGAAAAGCACCTTAAGAAGATTTTCGAACCCTTCTTTACCACGAAGCCAACAGGTCAAGGAACAGGCTTAGGTCTTTCTCTGAGCTATGATATTATTTCTCAACAACACAAAGGAACGATGACCATCAACACCAAGAAAGGCGAATTCACAGAATTCGTCATAACACTCCCTAAAAATATAAATAAAGCATAA
- a CDS encoding aminopeptidase P family protein, which produces MAGKNAQQKLVNLRKYLKNQGVSGYILPNTDEHLSEYLPPHSERLTWLTNFRGSAGIGIILENQAALFVDGRYILQARHQTDGKLYTSFLINDKTPIQWLKEKIKKGEKIAYDPWTLTEKEILNFESALQEKGASLKALKQNPIDAIWMDRPKFPNFKIIPHPKKYSGIDKDVKIKDLVKTLKQHTIDAYATSILENVAWLLNIRGNDLESLPVTISHLIVHQSGIVDFFVDEKKLSASIKAHLGSKVRLHSYSKFLSELEKLGKKKSVICIDPDMSPAILIHTIENAGGKVIRKFDPLLLPKACKNPTEIQGARDAHIRDGAALSSFLAWFSEQAPKGKLDEIKAADKLFDFRLKQKNFKSYSFPTISSTGPNGAIIHYRVTPETNRPIKKGDIYLVDSGAQYLEGTTDVTRTVIVGNKATQEQKDRFTRVLKGHIALALAKFPKGTTGSQLDALARYPLWQAGIDYNHGTGHGVGSYLGVHEGPQRIATVPNRIPLEAGMILSNEPGYYKEGAFGIRIENLVVVKAAGKIKGAEKEMFEFETLTLAPIDLNLVDIKLLGPAEKAWLNAYHKRVRETLTPLVDSKTKAWLKKVTKVL; this is translated from the coding sequence ATGGCGGGAAAGAATGCTCAACAAAAGCTTGTTAATCTTCGAAAATATTTAAAGAATCAAGGCGTTTCAGGATATATTCTCCCTAATACAGACGAGCATTTAAGCGAATATCTTCCGCCCCATTCAGAACGTTTGACTTGGCTTACTAATTTTAGAGGATCAGCTGGAATTGGCATTATCTTGGAAAATCAAGCGGCCTTATTTGTGGATGGTCGCTATATTCTTCAAGCGCGTCATCAAACGGACGGAAAGTTATACACCTCATTTTTAATCAACGATAAAACTCCTATTCAATGGTTAAAGGAAAAAATAAAAAAGGGTGAAAAAATCGCCTACGATCCTTGGACGCTCACAGAAAAGGAAATTCTCAATTTTGAGTCAGCGCTTCAAGAAAAGGGGGCGAGTCTTAAAGCCCTCAAACAAAACCCCATTGATGCGATTTGGATGGATCGCCCAAAATTTCCAAACTTTAAAATTATTCCCCATCCAAAAAAGTATTCTGGCATCGATAAGGATGTAAAAATTAAGGATCTCGTCAAAACTTTGAAGCAACACACTATTGATGCTTATGCCACAAGTATTTTGGAAAATGTAGCGTGGCTTCTTAATATTCGCGGCAATGATTTGGAATCACTCCCCGTAACAATTTCTCATCTCATTGTTCATCAGTCTGGCATCGTTGACTTTTTCGTCGATGAAAAGAAACTCTCTGCGAGCATCAAAGCGCATTTGGGTAGTAAAGTACGTCTTCATTCTTATTCAAAATTTCTGAGTGAATTAGAAAAGCTGGGTAAGAAAAAATCTGTTATCTGTATTGACCCTGACATGTCACCAGCGATTTTGATCCACACCATAGAGAATGCAGGAGGCAAAGTCATACGCAAATTTGATCCTTTGTTGCTCCCCAAGGCTTGTAAAAATCCTACTGAAATTCAGGGCGCCAGAGATGCACACATTCGCGATGGGGCAGCCTTGTCATCCTTTTTAGCTTGGTTTTCTGAACAAGCCCCTAAAGGTAAGCTTGATGAAATCAAAGCTGCGGATAAGTTATTTGATTTTCGTTTAAAGCAGAAAAATTTTAAGAGTTATAGTTTTCCTACTATCTCCAGCACAGGGCCAAATGGCGCCATTATTCACTATCGCGTCACGCCTGAAACCAATCGCCCTATTAAAAAGGGAGATATCTATTTAGTTGATTCTGGAGCCCAATACTTGGAGGGCACGACGGACGTGACGCGAACAGTCATCGTAGGGAACAAAGCCACCCAAGAACAGAAAGATCGTTTTACGCGCGTTTTAAAAGGTCACATCGCTTTGGCTTTAGCAAAATTTCCCAAAGGTACGACTGGTTCCCAATTGGACGCCCTTGCTCGTTATCCTTTATGGCAAGCAGGCATTGACTACAATCACGGTACTGGTCACGGTGTTGGCAGCTATTTAGGTGTTCATGAAGGACCCCAGCGCATCGCGACTGTACCAAATCGTATTCCCCTAGAGGCTGGTATGATTCTTTCTAATGAACCTGGATATTATAAAGAAGGAGCCTTTGGGATCCGTATTGAGAATCTTGTCGTTGTTAAGGCTGCAGGAAAAATAAAAGGGGCTGAGAAAGAAATGTTTGAGTTTGAAACATTAACACTGGCCCCTATTGATTTGAATCTGGTGGATATCAAATTATTAGGGCCTGCAGAAAAGGCTTGGCTCAACGCCTATCATAAACGTGTGCGTGAAACACTTACACCTTTGGTAGATTCAAAAACAAAAGCTTGGCTTAAAAAAGTCACAAAGGTTCTTTAA
- a CDS encoding UbiH/UbiF/VisC/COQ6 family ubiquinone biosynthesis hydroxylase, which yields MTKIKCDVLIVGGGPVGAVAALQLTKTGLKVALVDIVDPRAPLPKNLDGRTVALASGTIELLENCGVWEGIHRDATPIQEIYVANHQGGGFVRYGQEESGGNPLGYNVEIASLRQSLATLLDHRKNLQIYAPSEIQDLSLKEPFMEVLLKNGEVIQASLVIGADGKNSAVRQRLHIQSWTRSYHHTALVFNVFHEKPHNNIAFENFLERGPIAFLPMGDPYLSSVIWSEETQKAEQWKTLNDETFIEEVHVRFPNLGQLKLASQRWSFPLNLTMVKEYKAPRALFVGDAAHAIHPVAGQGLNLGFRDLVVLERLIKEAQELGLDIGGSWLLSEYQKQRRFDVLSMSGVTHGLIHLFSNKSKGLGFLRGLGLRGVQRIAPLRRLLARHAMGLKAS from the coding sequence ATGACAAAAATAAAATGTGATGTTCTGATCGTAGGGGGAGGTCCTGTAGGCGCTGTGGCCGCTCTTCAATTGACGAAGACAGGTCTTAAAGTCGCTCTTGTTGACATTGTGGATCCGCGTGCGCCGTTGCCGAAAAATTTAGATGGTCGAACTGTAGCTCTTGCCTCGGGCACCATTGAACTTTTAGAAAACTGTGGTGTTTGGGAAGGAATTCATAGAGACGCCACACCCATTCAAGAAATTTATGTGGCCAATCATCAGGGCGGAGGGTTTGTCCGTTATGGTCAAGAAGAGAGCGGAGGAAACCCTTTAGGCTACAACGTTGAAATTGCATCTTTACGCCAAAGTTTGGCCACATTGCTTGATCACAGAAAAAACCTACAGATTTATGCACCGTCTGAAATTCAAGATTTATCTTTAAAGGAACCTTTTATGGAGGTGCTTCTAAAAAATGGAGAAGTGATTCAAGCGTCTCTTGTGATTGGCGCGGATGGAAAAAACTCTGCTGTACGTCAAAGACTGCATATTCAATCTTGGACACGCTCTTATCATCACACGGCTCTGGTTTTCAATGTTTTTCATGAGAAACCTCACAACAATATTGCTTTTGAAAACTTCCTTGAGCGGGGGCCCATCGCTTTTTTACCCATGGGGGATCCTTATCTTTCTTCGGTGATATGGAGTGAGGAGACTCAGAAAGCAGAACAGTGGAAAACACTCAATGACGAAACCTTTATCGAAGAAGTGCACGTGCGATTTCCTAATCTTGGTCAACTGAAATTGGCAAGCCAGCGCTGGTCGTTTCCTTTAAATCTCACAATGGTGAAGGAATATAAAGCTCCGCGTGCTTTATTTGTAGGAGATGCGGCCCATGCTATTCATCCAGTAGCAGGGCAGGGTCTTAATTTGGGGTTTAGAGATCTTGTTGTTTTGGAAAGACTGATAAAAGAAGCGCAAGAATTGGGATTGGATATTGGCGGATCTTGGTTGCTGAGTGAATATCAAAAGCAGCGTCGTTTTGATGTGTTGTCTATGTCAGGGGTGACCCATGGTCTTATCCATCTATTCTCAAACAAGAGTAAAGGATTAGGATTCTTGCGCGGCCTTGGCTTAAGAGGAGTGCAAAGAATTGCCCCCTTGCGTCGACTCCTCGCGCGTCATGCTATGGGACTCAAAGCTTCTTAA
- a CDS encoding type II toxin-antitoxin system HigB family toxin yields the protein MRIIAVKNLKEFWERHPQAKNSLKSWHDETKKANWNNTQDIKKRYIRADFLKNNRVIFDISGNRCRLVVEINYNFKIVFIKFIGTHKEYEEIDPEMINEY from the coding sequence ATGAGAATTATAGCGGTAAAAAACCTAAAGGAATTTTGGGAAAGGCACCCTCAAGCAAAAAACTCTTTAAAGTCATGGCATGATGAAACAAAAAAAGCGAATTGGAATAATACGCAGGATATCAAAAAGCGCTATATACGTGCAGATTTTTTAAAAAACAATAGAGTTATATTTGATATTTCTGGCAACAGATGCCGCTTAGTTGTTGAAATAAATTACAATTTTAAGATCGTTTTTATTAAGTTTATTGGGACTCATAAAGAATATGAAGAGATCGATCCGGAGATGATTAATGAATATTAA
- a CDS encoding helix-turn-helix domain-containing protein has protein sequence MNIKIKPIKTEQDYKEALEKVSKLMSAKINTPEGDALDVLTTLIEVYEAKHYPIDPPDPIEAIKFRLDQENLSRNDLATILKVERGRVSEILSKKRALSINMIRVLYQKLRISPEVLMRTYPLAKKASTLKIRG, from the coding sequence ATGAATATTAAGATTAAGCCAATTAAAACTGAACAGGATTATAAAGAAGCTTTAGAAAAAGTAAGCAAACTTATGTCTGCTAAAATAAACACTCCTGAAGGTGATGCGTTAGATGTGCTCACGACTCTAATAGAGGTTTATGAGGCCAAACATTATCCTATTGATCCGCCAGATCCTATTGAGGCTATAAAGTTTAGGCTTGACCAAGAAAATCTTTCAAGAAATGACTTGGCTACAATTCTTAAAGTAGAAAGAGGACGTGTATCTGAAATTCTTTCAAAAAAAAGAGCTTTAAGCATCAACATGATCAGGGTGCTTTATCAAAAACTTCGTATTTCTCCTGAAGTTTTAATGAGGACATACCCTTTAGCTAAAAAAGCGTCCACATTAAAGATTAGGGGCTGA
- a CDS encoding type II toxin-antitoxin system PemK/MazF family toxin: MVDIKRFDICLINLDPTLGSEIKKMRPCVVISPDEMNRNINTIIVAPMTTKSRKYPTRIKITFEGKEGQIVLDQIRTIDKIRIVKKLGKIHQKTAHEVLRSLIEMFSY; the protein is encoded by the coding sequence ATGGTAGATATTAAGCGTTTTGATATCTGTCTTATTAACTTAGATCCGACTCTTGGATCAGAAATTAAGAAAATGAGGCCGTGTGTTGTCATTTCTCCCGATGAGATGAACAGGAACATCAACACTATTATTGTAGCTCCTATGACTACTAAGTCACGTAAGTACCCTACAAGAATTAAGATTACCTTCGAAGGCAAAGAAGGTCAGATCGTCTTAGATCAAATTAGGACAATTGATAAAATACGTATTGTAAAGAAATTAGGAAAAATTCATCAAAAGACCGCTCATGAAGTTTTGAGATCTCTTATAGAAATGTTTTCTTATTAA